A region from the Silene latifolia isolate original U9 population chromosome 7, ASM4854445v1, whole genome shotgun sequence genome encodes:
- the LOC141590330 gene encoding uncharacterized protein LOC141590330, with product MEDYCARWNIKLFKSTPRNPQYNGQAESINKIVMNNLKRRLEEIRANWEDELRFVLWSDRTTPKVATGHTPFSLLYGAEAVIPSEVQVPTHRYANATEERNQVEMASSLDSIDEPRTSTQIRMAAYKQTAARSYNKNVRLRTPQVDVLVLKKLSLEGERPQNPLAETTAHSLMRKYSMCAWSKQRDSSIQMDRKLPEPP from the exons ATGGAAGACTACTGCGCTAGGTGGAACATCAAGTTGTTTAAGTCCACTCCTAGGAATCCGCAAtacaacggtcaggcagaatccatcAATAAGATAGTCATGAACAACCTGAAAAGAAGGCTGGAGGAGATACGAGCCAACTGGGAAGATGAGCTCCGCTTCGTGTTGTGGTCTGATAGAACTACCCCCAAAGTGGCAACAGGTCATACACCATTCAGTCTGCTATATGGGGCCGAGGCAGTTATTCCCTCTGAGGTGCAAGTACCGACACATCGATATGCCAATGCCACCGAAGAGAGGAACCAGGTAGAAATGGCTAGCAGCCTGGATAGCATTGATGAGCCAAGGACTAGCACCCAAATCAGGATGGCCGCCTACAAGCAGACAGctgccaggagttacaacaaaaacGTAAGGTTGAGAACGCCGCAGGTAGATGTCCTGGTACTCAAGAAG CTATCGCTTGAAGGGGAACGACCCCAGAACCCACTTGCTGAAACCACAGCTCACTCTCTCATGAG GAAGTACTCAATGTGCGCATGGTCGAAACAGAGGGATTCGAGCATCCAGATGGACAGAAAGCTCCCTGAACCACCATAG